A DNA window from Legionella sp. MW5194 contains the following coding sequences:
- a CDS encoding HDOD domain-containing protein produces MIFIAILLMILVVIFYVSAKPQKRDRRSPLYRSSSLLSQEATLIIPSPELPVSPVIAPPPVLTPPAELAAFHLITRTECHPEVVDNIIKMTQSMPRPHPLLKALTSNLDNPEKLYQVVKSDAEIAAKILRTVNSSGFYLTKKITHLNYAILYLGSNMVKNIALQCVMKANVQSPDKRLNQALKTIWAQGFLASSLAFPLAKQLGLSHAAELGTRALLAYIGNLAIITYKPQLAYYLIENYSLFERTKIEQQELGLNAAIVGSELAQAWQLPEEIVDGIRHQLLPLGVPPPHHPLEGNALRDCLITYVCCRAAEMIINQGLNDVGELNLKDERLLELFYLPAYLNQAGLQDCLDLPKKQVFRIEVNKLIQKMERPVKAAPK; encoded by the coding sequence ATGATTTTCATCGCCATCCTGCTGATGATCCTGGTAGTCATTTTCTATGTGAGTGCAAAGCCTCAAAAACGTGACCGCCGATCGCCTCTTTACCGGTCGTCCTCTCTTCTTTCGCAGGAAGCCACCTTGATTATCCCGTCACCGGAGTTGCCCGTCTCCCCGGTCATTGCGCCCCCGCCTGTGTTAACGCCCCCCGCTGAACTGGCGGCTTTCCATTTAATTACCAGAACAGAATGTCATCCAGAGGTCGTTGATAACATCATTAAAATGACGCAGTCCATGCCGCGACCGCATCCTTTGCTGAAAGCGCTGACGAGCAATCTGGATAACCCCGAAAAACTATACCAGGTGGTCAAAAGTGATGCAGAAATTGCGGCTAAAATTTTACGTACTGTCAATTCCAGTGGATTTTATCTGACGAAGAAAATAACGCATTTAAACTATGCCATTCTTTATTTGGGCAGTAACATGGTCAAAAACATCGCCTTGCAATGCGTGATGAAGGCCAATGTTCAATCACCCGATAAACGGCTTAATCAAGCCCTGAAAACCATCTGGGCACAAGGCTTTTTAGCCAGTTCTCTCGCATTTCCCCTGGCGAAACAATTGGGCTTAAGTCATGCGGCTGAATTAGGAACTCGGGCTCTGCTGGCTTACATTGGCAACCTGGCCATCATCACGTATAAGCCACAGTTGGCTTATTATTTAATCGAAAATTATTCGCTGTTTGAGCGAACCAAAATAGAACAGCAGGAGTTGGGTCTTAATGCGGCCATTGTGGGCAGCGAGTTAGCCCAGGCGTGGCAATTGCCTGAGGAGATTGTTGACGGAATACGCCATCAGTTGCTTCCCCTGGGTGTGCCTCCTCCCCACCATCCGCTGGAAGGCAATGCGCTCAGGGATTGCCTCATCACCTACGTTTGTTGCCGTGCTGCTGAAATGATCATCAATCAGGGACTAAACGATGTGGGTGAGTTAAATTTAAAGGATGAGCGGTTATTGGAGTTGTTTTATCTTCCTGCCTACCTTAACCAGGCTGGCTTACAGGATTGTCTGGATTTGCCCAAAAAACAGGTGTTTCGCATCGAGGTCAATAAATTGATTCAAAAAATGGAGAGGCCAGTTAAAGCCGCGCCAAAGTAA
- a CDS encoding EAL domain-containing protein: MDKDDRLRRTGVITLTILLALVGAILPLGTAFYLSFIRAVQLEKDYLADISQRALTRAFITFVQANSALQSLANTPVKEPCSPAHIHLMRQITLDNRVVEEVGYFNKDRLICTTWGPIRGKLRPFSADYITAYGVEASFDAQSLLNDREHFIALKYKNYQFLIEPKRFVDIIVDPDIQIAIVTRKGQLLGQLHNPDPTLIKHLLTQYKENQIHGSMAGYLVGIAQKSQFLVFSLEPKSRVYDNFKQTQLFFLPFGLLIALFVIGMVVYYSRQRLSLLGELAVAIENHELIAHYQPIVDLKTGQCIGAEALARWRRPDGWMVKPYLFIPQAEDSGLILGITDKIIEAIIEELGPFLSAHPSLHISINLSPRDIQSGRILDVLHDKLKGTGIQASQVWLEATERGFLEAQSAKETLTRAREAGYIVAIDDFGTGYSSLSYLQNFPLDILKIDKSFIDTIGIDAASSSVTPHIIEMAKTLNLAVVAEGIEKPEQVDYLVHRHVEFGQGWLFSKALSAEEFIAFCEAHS; this comes from the coding sequence TTGGATAAGGATGATCGATTGCGTCGCACCGGTGTGATAACTCTGACTATTTTACTTGCCTTGGTCGGGGCAATCCTGCCTCTTGGCACTGCGTTTTATTTATCTTTCATCCGTGCAGTACAACTGGAAAAAGACTACCTGGCTGACATCAGCCAACGTGCCTTAACCCGTGCCTTCATTACGTTTGTTCAAGCCAACAGCGCGCTGCAATCACTGGCCAACACCCCGGTTAAAGAGCCCTGCTCACCAGCTCATATTCATTTAATGCGTCAAATAACGCTGGATAATCGCGTCGTTGAAGAAGTGGGCTATTTTAACAAAGACAGACTGATATGCACAACCTGGGGACCGATACGCGGTAAGTTACGTCCATTCTCTGCCGATTACATAACCGCTTATGGTGTCGAGGCGTCGTTTGATGCCCAATCCTTACTTAATGATCGCGAACATTTCATCGCGCTTAAGTATAAAAATTATCAATTCCTCATCGAGCCGAAGCGTTTCGTGGATATTATCGTCGATCCGGACATTCAGATTGCCATTGTGACGCGTAAAGGCCAACTGCTTGGGCAACTCCATAATCCTGATCCGACCCTTATTAAACACCTGCTGACTCAGTATAAAGAAAACCAGATCCATGGTTCGATGGCGGGCTATCTGGTTGGAATTGCTCAAAAAAGCCAGTTTTTGGTGTTTTCGCTTGAACCCAAATCCCGTGTCTATGACAATTTCAAGCAGACGCAATTGTTTTTTCTTCCCTTCGGGCTGCTTATCGCGCTGTTTGTGATTGGTATGGTTGTTTACTATTCCCGCCAGCGCCTTTCCCTGCTCGGTGAACTCGCGGTCGCCATTGAAAATCATGAATTAATAGCCCATTACCAACCCATTGTTGACTTAAAAACAGGCCAATGCATCGGGGCTGAAGCTCTGGCCCGCTGGCGACGTCCTGACGGCTGGATGGTTAAACCGTATCTTTTCATTCCTCAGGCCGAAGACAGCGGCTTGATTTTAGGCATTACGGATAAAATCATTGAAGCCATCATTGAAGAACTTGGGCCCTTTTTATCCGCTCATCCGTCCCTGCACATATCCATTAATTTAAGCCCGCGCGATATTCAAAGTGGACGTATTCTGGATGTGCTTCATGACAAACTGAAAGGCACCGGTATCCAGGCGAGTCAGGTATGGCTTGAAGCCACCGAGCGCGGCTTTCTTGAAGCGCAATCAGCCAAAGAAACCTTAACACGCGCCAGAGAAGCCGGGTACATTGTGGCGATTGATGATTTTGGTACTGGTTATTCAAGCCTGTCTTACCTGCAGAATTTTCCACTGGATATCTTAAAAATTGATAAATCATTCATTGATACCATTGGCATTGACGCCGCCTCCAGCAGCGTCACGCCCCACATCATCGAAATGGCAAAAACCTTGAATCTTGCAGTGGTCGCTGAAGGAATCGAAAAGCCGGAACAAGTCGATTACCTTGTTCATCGTCACGTGGAGTTCGGGCAAGGCTGGTTGTTTTCAAAGGCGCTGTCTGCGGAGGAGTTTATCGCGTTTTGTGAAGCGCATTCCTAA
- a CDS encoding GCG_CRPN prefix-to-repeats domain-containing protein produces the protein MKTQSIRRTPLLSALLLGSALMLGFAYSSSTQAAQGCGFGYHMTAFGRCVPNSPGPWARPVPGRPDCWINARGFLRCWR, from the coding sequence ATGAAGACACAGTCAATCCGCCGTACCCCGTTGCTGTCTGCCTTATTGCTTGGCAGTGCATTGATGCTAGGCTTTGCCTATTCCTCCTCAACGCAGGCCGCACAGGGCTGTGGGTTTGGTTATCACATGACGGCTTTTGGACGCTGCGTTCCCAATAGCCCAGGCCCCTGGGCAAGACCTGTTCCGGGACGTCCCGATTGCTGGATCAATGCCCGAGGTTTTCTACGCTGCTGGCGTTAA
- a CDS encoding DUF488 family protein, with product MPRLFTLGHSTHPLAEFIDILHHHGITQVADIRTVPRSRHVPWFNQAELRQSLAMEGIAYIHLPRLGGLRKTSPDSINTGWRNASFRGFADYMQTKPFFQGLNELHALIKNQRAVVILCAEAVPWRCHRSLVADAEVIRGVNVIDILGKDSLRPHELTPFAVVNKTTRPYQFYYPKPN from the coding sequence ATGCCGCGGCTTTTTACTCTGGGCCATTCAACCCATCCCCTCGCAGAATTTATTGACATTCTGCACCACCATGGCATTACTCAGGTGGCTGACATTCGTACGGTGCCGCGTTCCCGTCACGTGCCGTGGTTTAATCAAGCGGAACTGCGTCAATCCCTGGCCATGGAAGGCATCGCCTACATCCATTTGCCACGATTGGGCGGATTGCGTAAAACCTCGCCTGATTCCATTAATACCGGGTGGCGAAACGCCAGTTTTCGCGGTTTCGCTGATTACATGCAAACCAAACCCTTCTTTCAGGGACTTAACGAATTGCATGCGTTGATTAAAAACCAGCGGGCGGTTGTCATTCTGTGTGCCGAAGCCGTACCCTGGCGCTGTCACCGCTCGCTCGTGGCAGATGCTGAAGTCATTCGCGGCGTTAACGTCATTGATATTCTTGGTAAAGACAGTCTGCGCCCCCATGAATTAACACCGTTTGCAGTGGTAAATAAAACCACTCGACCCTATCAATTTTATTACCCCAAGCCGAACTGA
- a CDS encoding GyrI-like domain-containing protein, whose product MIPAKPTLQTVREFTILGLSVRTDNASEFNPSTAKLPALWQQLHQQAWVKSGHTGLYGVYSDYESDVNGAYTVTAGVALSDHPAPEPTLARITIPQGSYLVFSSQGAMPQAIIHAWQSVWAYFAANPGHRRTYQVDFEHYSGPLECAVYIGVQNT is encoded by the coding sequence ATGATTCCTGCCAAACCGACGCTTCAAACTGTACGTGAATTTACTATCCTTGGCCTGTCGGTTCGCACCGACAATGCCAGTGAATTCAATCCATCCACTGCGAAACTGCCTGCCTTGTGGCAACAGTTGCATCAGCAAGCCTGGGTTAAATCAGGCCATACCGGCCTTTACGGGGTGTATTCTGATTACGAGTCCGACGTCAATGGCGCCTACACCGTGACGGCGGGGGTTGCCCTTTCAGATCATCCAGCCCCCGAGCCCACACTCGCCAGAATAACGATACCCCAGGGCTCTTACCTGGTGTTTAGCAGTCAAGGAGCGATGCCCCAGGCGATTATTCATGCCTGGCAATCGGTTTGGGCATACTTCGCAGCCAATCCAGGCCACCGACGCACCTACCAGGTTGATTTTGAGCATTATTCCGGGCCACTTGAATGCGCCGTCTACATTGGCGTTCAGAACACGTAA
- a CDS encoding DUF1428 domain-containing protein: MNYVDGFVLPIPADKIEAYRNMAKSAGELWMEHGALAFRECVADDTSAEGMVPFPKLAGASANEVVIFSYIVFKSREHRDEVNKRVMDDPRIKQNIEEFGELFDCQRMAYGGFNVLVDL, from the coding sequence ATGAACTACGTGGATGGATTTGTTTTACCTATTCCTGCGGATAAAATCGAAGCCTATCGCAACATGGCCAAATCCGCGGGGGAACTATGGATGGAACACGGTGCCTTGGCCTTTCGTGAGTGCGTGGCAGACGATACCTCGGCTGAGGGTATGGTTCCCTTCCCCAAGCTGGCTGGGGCCTCAGCCAATGAAGTCGTCATTTTTTCCTACATTGTCTTTAAATCCAGAGAACATCGGGATGAAGTCAACAAGCGGGTCATGGACGATCCACGCATCAAACAAAACATCGAGGAGTTTGGCGAGCTGTTTGATTGCCAACGCATGGCGTATGGCGGATTTAACGTTCTGGTTGATTTATAG